A window of the Microvirga terrae genome harbors these coding sequences:
- a CDS encoding oxidoreductase, producing MTFQTPLNSGFGPSTTAIEVVAGRDLSGKVAIVTGGYAGIGLETVRALVSAGASVIVPARDPDRARQALTDMPGTSLEVLDLMEPGSIDAFADRFLASGKALHILVNNAGIMANPLARDGRGYESQLSTNHLGHFQLTVRLAPALRRAEGARVVAVSSRGHWISGIDLDDPNFDRRAYDPWIAYGQSKTANILFALMLDRLGESDGIRAFSLHPGAILTNLSRHMTREQIQAQGALDEDGSPIIDPARGIKNAQQGAATSVWCATSSQLQGLGGVYCEDCDVAIVASDNLEEPRGVRPWAIDPDMASQLWALSEHLTGHVWRSNSVRV from the coding sequence ATGACTTTCCAGACTCCCTTGAACTCCGGGTTCGGCCCGTCGACGACCGCGATTGAGGTCGTCGCAGGTCGTGACCTTTCCGGCAAGGTCGCTATCGTGACTGGCGGTTATGCTGGGATCGGCCTGGAGACCGTACGCGCCCTCGTCTCGGCTGGGGCAAGTGTCATCGTGCCAGCACGCGATCCGGACCGGGCCCGTCAAGCACTGACAGACATGCCTGGCACATCGTTGGAGGTGCTTGACCTGATGGAACCGGGGTCCATCGATGCCTTTGCCGACCGTTTCCTGGCGTCAGGCAAGGCGCTTCATATCCTCGTCAACAATGCCGGCATCATGGCCAATCCTCTCGCCCGCGATGGCCGAGGGTACGAGTCCCAACTCTCCACCAATCATCTTGGACATTTCCAACTGACTGTGCGCTTAGCACCTGCCCTGCGGCGAGCCGAGGGAGCACGCGTCGTCGCCGTCTCTTCCCGAGGGCATTGGATCTCTGGGATCGATCTGGACGATCCGAACTTCGATCGGCGCGCCTACGATCCCTGGATTGCCTACGGACAGTCGAAAACCGCCAATATCCTCTTCGCATTGATGCTGGATCGGCTCGGCGAGTCCGACGGCATTCGGGCCTTCTCCCTCCATCCCGGGGCGATCCTCACAAATCTGTCGAGGCATATGACACGCGAGCAGATTCAAGCCCAAGGTGCCCTCGACGAGGATGGCAGCCCTATCATCGATCCTGCCCGCGGTATTAAGAACGCGCAACAAGGCGCGGCAACCAGCGTGTGGTGCGCCACGAGTTCGCAGCTTCAGGGACTGGGCGGGGTCTACTGCGAGGACTGTGACGTCGCGATTGTAGCCTCGGACAATCTTGAGGAACCCCGGGGAGTGCGGCCGTGGGCGATCGATCCTGACATGGCTAGCCAATTGTGGGCATTGAGCGAGCACCTGACCGGGCATGTCTGGAGAAGCAATTCTGTTCGCGTCTAA
- a CDS encoding MFS transporter, translated as MSSSRDEPACAPRAMAGVLLMTGIILTAFADAVSGTLPALGRADMSGDLATTPDEFAWLDIVHTTARIMGFAAAPWLVSRVRPTDVVVAASLILATASGLAGLIINLETQAILRSVQGLAGGALLVAGQSIVFWVFPRAHQPLLQAVFAAGAVVAPGTIAPAFQGWIIDVWSWEWVFITVVAIGALAAGLIILSGVAVQRVRPTRPFDLIGFALLSMAVLPLTFVLSQGSRWDWLASERIVLGLTAAVLACAAFLVRQQRSGSQALLQTSAFATETFAFAFVISFVAGAALFGSAFVLPAFLTGVLGYTPLSAGSLLLPGSLPFLAALIVAAILVQKAKLPGLVLVPIGILMVMSAMWLLAQSNLQSGSGDMTLPLQIRGFGLGLMFLALTLMAFGQLRGAEVASGIAFFNIGRQLGGLMGVAGLQTLIDHRVALSSSVLGTYVTSGVTGVSERLAATSAALMARGLDAAPAANAARALLNRALGQQASIIAFDTAFATLALMFIAAVPILVCVKIGLSIIARRARQPVAV; from the coding sequence ATGAGCAGTTCGCGCGATGAACCGGCGTGCGCCCCGCGCGCCATGGCTGGGGTGCTCCTGATGACCGGCATCATCCTTACCGCGTTCGCCGATGCAGTCTCGGGAACACTTCCGGCGCTTGGACGTGCCGACATGTCCGGCGACCTGGCGACAACGCCCGATGAGTTCGCCTGGCTCGACATCGTCCATACCACGGCCAGGATCATGGGATTCGCCGCAGCGCCCTGGCTCGTCTCCCGCGTGCGACCGACCGACGTTGTCGTGGCCGCGAGCCTGATCCTCGCCACGGCCAGCGGCCTTGCTGGGCTGATCATCAATCTGGAAACCCAGGCCATCCTCAGATCGGTCCAGGGTCTTGCCGGCGGCGCACTGCTGGTAGCGGGCCAGAGCATCGTGTTCTGGGTGTTCCCGCGTGCGCATCAACCGCTTCTCCAAGCCGTTTTTGCTGCGGGCGCCGTGGTCGCTCCGGGCACCATCGCTCCGGCGTTCCAGGGCTGGATCATCGATGTATGGTCATGGGAATGGGTGTTTATAACTGTCGTTGCGATCGGTGCCCTGGCCGCAGGATTGATCATCCTCTCCGGCGTCGCCGTCCAGCGTGTGCGTCCAACGCGCCCGTTCGATCTGATTGGGTTCGCGCTGCTCAGCATGGCCGTTCTCCCGTTGACGTTCGTGCTCAGCCAAGGGAGCCGCTGGGATTGGCTGGCCTCGGAGCGCATCGTCCTTGGCCTGACAGCCGCCGTGCTTGCATGCGCAGCGTTCCTGGTCCGACAGCAACGGAGCGGCTCCCAAGCCCTGCTCCAAACCTCTGCATTTGCGACGGAAACCTTCGCTTTTGCCTTTGTGATCAGCTTCGTTGCCGGTGCCGCCCTGTTCGGCAGCGCATTCGTGCTCCCCGCCTTCCTGACGGGCGTTCTGGGATACACTCCCCTGTCGGCAGGGTCCTTGCTCCTGCCGGGGTCTCTTCCATTCCTTGCCGCCCTCATCGTTGCGGCGATCCTGGTCCAAAAGGCGAAGCTGCCGGGACTGGTCCTGGTCCCGATCGGGATCCTGATGGTCATGTCGGCGATGTGGCTGCTCGCGCAATCAAATCTCCAGAGCGGCAGCGGGGACATGACCCTGCCGTTGCAGATCCGGGGATTCGGGCTTGGGCTGATGTTCCTGGCGCTGACCCTGATGGCATTCGGTCAGTTGCGGGGAGCCGAGGTCGCATCGGGGATTGCATTCTTCAACATCGGACGCCAGCTAGGAGGCCTGATGGGCGTCGCCGGTCTCCAGACGCTGATTGACCACCGGGTGGCACTGAGTTCCAGCGTTCTCGGCACATACGTGACCTCGGGTGTGACCGGGGTCAGCGAACGTTTGGCCGCGACAAGTGCCGCCCTCATGGCCCGCGGGCTTGATGCGGCCCCGGCCGCCAATGCCGCGCGTGCACTCCTCAATCGGGCACTAGGACAGCAGGCGTCCATCATTGCCTTCGACACCGCCTTTGCGACGCTGGCGCTGATGTTCATTGCCGCAGTGCCGATCCTCGTGTGTGTGAAGATCGGACTGTCGATCATCGCCCGGCGCGCCCGTCAGCCAGTTGCGGTTTGA
- a CDS encoding TetR/AcrR family transcriptional regulator, producing the protein MSDLNQPEVSRAPRQDEILAAAAALFFERGYAATSIDAIIKRAGGSKRNIYSAFGNKEGLFIALMLETAKDVLSSLEVDRAQPRDLREALLAYGLHVLDIYTGPALVGIYRTVIAESGRFPDLARRFFEEGPARATAGLAQVLDAARDSGELPENIVHTKILAEQFVAMMRNNVHLEVVLGLRPPPSAAEIRHYVEACVDTFLIGIGANRRL; encoded by the coding sequence ATGAGCGATCTGAACCAACCTGAGGTGTCTCGGGCGCCGCGACAGGATGAGATCCTCGCGGCCGCGGCTGCGTTGTTCTTCGAGCGCGGCTATGCCGCCACGAGCATCGACGCGATCATCAAGCGGGCCGGAGGGTCGAAGCGGAACATCTACAGCGCCTTCGGGAACAAGGAGGGACTGTTCATCGCCCTGATGCTCGAAACCGCGAAGGACGTGCTGTCGAGCCTTGAGGTGGATCGCGCGCAGCCACGGGACCTGCGCGAGGCCTTGCTGGCCTATGGATTGCATGTGCTGGACATCTACACAGGTCCGGCCCTGGTCGGCATCTATCGGACCGTCATTGCCGAGAGCGGCCGCTTCCCGGATCTTGCCCGCCGTTTCTTCGAGGAGGGTCCGGCCCGGGCAACCGCCGGCTTGGCTCAAGTTTTGGATGCCGCCAGGGACAGCGGGGAACTCCCTGAAAACATCGTGCATACCAAGATCCTAGCCGAACAATTCGTCGCGATGATGCGCAACAACGTGCATCTTGAGGTCGTGCTCGGTCTTCGCCCACCGCCATCGGCTGCGGAGATCCGGCACTATGTCGAGGCGTGCGTGGATACGTTCCTCATAGGCATCGGTGCGAACAGGCGCCTTTGA
- a CDS encoding SDR family NAD(P)-dependent oxidoreductase, giving the protein MSPVKTPFGFHSTADQILAGVDLTGKRAIVTGASSGIGIETARTLAHAGAEVTLAVRNLEAGEATATAIRSSTGNSGVRVRSLDLSDQGSVRTFTADWDGPLHILVNNAGIMALPTLERTHEGWEMQFATNYLGHFALTVGLHRALADASGARIVSVSSSGNLIAPVIFDDPHFNFLPYDPLVAYGQSKTACALLAVEVTRRWADDGIVANALNPGAIATNLQRHTGGLKTPPERQKTPRQGAATSVLLAASPLLEGIGGRYFEDCNEAPSVMKRPDDWKGVAHYALDTGNAERLWEAFRPLIA; this is encoded by the coding sequence ATGAGCCCCGTCAAGACACCGTTTGGATTTCACTCGACTGCCGACCAGATCCTTGCTGGCGTCGATCTAACCGGGAAACGTGCCATCGTGACCGGAGCGTCCTCCGGCATTGGAATCGAAACCGCACGGACTCTCGCCCATGCCGGAGCCGAAGTAACGCTGGCCGTACGCAACCTGGAAGCCGGAGAGGCAACGGCCACCGCGATCCGTTCCTCGACGGGCAATTCCGGCGTTCGTGTCCGGTCCCTTGACCTGTCCGATCAAGGCAGCGTTCGCACTTTCACAGCCGACTGGGACGGCCCCTTGCATATTCTGGTCAACAATGCAGGCATCATGGCCCTTCCCACACTCGAGCGCACCCACGAGGGCTGGGAGATGCAGTTCGCCACCAATTACCTTGGGCATTTTGCGCTGACCGTGGGTCTCCATCGGGCGCTTGCGGACGCGAGTGGAGCCCGTATCGTCTCGGTCAGCTCAAGCGGGAACCTGATCGCTCCGGTGATCTTTGACGATCCCCACTTCAACTTCCTGCCCTACGATCCGCTGGTGGCTTATGGGCAGTCCAAGACCGCCTGCGCCCTCCTGGCTGTGGAGGTGACGCGGCGTTGGGCGGATGACGGCATCGTCGCCAATGCCCTGAACCCTGGCGCGATCGCCACCAATCTCCAGAGGCACACAGGTGGCCTGAAGACGCCGCCCGAGCGCCAGAAGACACCGCGGCAGGGCGCTGCCACGTCCGTCCTGCTGGCCGCCTCGCCTTTACTGGAGGGAATCGGTGGACGATATTTCGAGGACTGCAACGAGGCTCCAAGCGTGATGAAGCGCCCGGACGATTGGAAGGGCGTCGCGCATTATGCGCTCGATACCGGAAATGCTGAGCGTCTTTGGGAAGCATTCCGTCCTTTGATCGCCTGA
- a CDS encoding recombinase family protein has protein sequence MLIGYARTSTLEQEAGFEAQLRDLRVLGCEKLFQEQTSSVGPRKTLEAAIEFAREGDTLVVTKLDRLARSVTHLGALIDQLTAKGVALRILNLGVDTGTPTGKLILTVMGGIAQFEREMMLERQREGISKAKSEGKYKGRKPTARAKTNEIKALHAQGLSMGEIAKRLEIGKGSVHRALNQ, from the coding sequence ATGCTAATCGGATATGCCCGCACCTCGACCCTCGAACAGGAAGCAGGATTTGAGGCTCAGTTACGCGACCTCCGTGTGCTCGGATGCGAGAAACTTTTTCAGGAACAAACCTCATCTGTTGGCCCCCGCAAGACTCTTGAGGCTGCAATTGAATTCGCTCGCGAGGGCGATACACTGGTCGTAACGAAGCTCGACCGCCTTGCTCGGTCTGTGACCCATCTTGGCGCCCTCATCGATCAACTCACCGCCAAGGGTGTCGCTCTGCGCATTCTCAATCTTGGTGTGGATACTGGAACCCCCACTGGCAAGCTCATCCTAACTGTCATGGGTGGCATTGCTCAGTTCGAGCGTGAAATGATGTTGGAGCGACAACGCGAAGGCATTTCCAAGGCCAAGAGCGAAGGCAAATACAAGGGTCGCAAGCCTACAGCTCGCGCCAAGACCAATGAAATCAAAGCCCTTCATGCCCAGGGGCTAAGCATGGGCGAGATCGCTAAGCGTCTTGAGATCGGGAAGGGTTCGGTGCATCGCGCACTTAACCAATAA
- a CDS encoding ASCH domain-containing protein, producing MLSIHPRWVELILSGKKTIELRRRGINPRHIGAEVIIYETSPTSAFVATCRITEILQAPLKELWTLAGKASAVPEDLFHRYFADLQSGFGLRLEAARRLPEPVLLEAMRKRAKWHPPVSWCTISRDDLKRLMAGSD from the coding sequence GTGCTGAGTATCCATCCTCGATGGGTCGAACTTATCCTATCCGGCAAGAAGACTATTGAACTCAGGCGCAGAGGCATCAATCCACGTCATATCGGGGCGGAGGTCATCATATACGAAACGAGCCCGACCTCTGCATTCGTCGCGACCTGCCGAATTACGGAAATCCTTCAAGCCCCCCTAAAGGAGCTTTGGACGTTAGCCGGCAAGGCTTCGGCGGTTCCCGAAGATTTGTTTCACCGTTACTTTGCGGATCTCCAATCAGGTTTTGGCCTGCGGCTCGAAGCTGCAAGGCGCCTTCCTGAACCAGTTTTATTAGAAGCAATGCGGAAGAGGGCAAAATGGCACCCCCCGGTGTCCTGGTGCACCATTTCCAGAGATGATCTAAAAAGACTAATGGCGGGCTCTGATTGA
- a CDS encoding ATP-binding protein, with the protein MIMIVGISASGKTYTIQRLQEQFPNTHHIRASSILRAASRPLRPITEKDVFENQRVLIENLPRPLSLTGTVLFDGHAMIETTSGPMLLPDWVFDSLTPSSIVCIVDSPAIISERRHARGWSTTASEVEALQELEEAHARTQAKRMEIPYLKALAGDVAAVSQLLQ; encoded by the coding sequence ATGATTATGATTGTTGGCATATCTGCTTCAGGCAAGACTTACACGATACAGCGCCTGCAGGAGCAGTTTCCAAACACACATCATATTAGAGCAAGCAGCATACTAAGAGCGGCATCCCGACCATTACGTCCCATCACAGAAAAGGACGTATTTGAGAACCAGAGGGTGTTGATAGAGAACCTGCCCCGCCCGCTTAGCCTAACAGGGACAGTTTTATTCGATGGCCATGCGATGATCGAAACTACCTCAGGCCCGATGCTGCTACCTGATTGGGTGTTCGATAGCCTGACCCCCTCAAGCATCGTCTGCATTGTGGACAGCCCAGCTATCATTTCAGAACGGCGACACGCCCGTGGATGGTCAACCACCGCGTCCGAAGTTGAAGCGCTCCAGGAACTGGAGGAAGCCCATGCGCGGACGCAAGCGAAGCGGATGGAAATTCCTTATCTGAAGGCACTTGCAGGCGATGTAGCCGCAGTAAGCCAGCTGCTCCAGTGA
- a CDS encoding carboxymuconolactone decarboxylase family protein: MSENKRLVWNEVAPQGAKALFGVHHYITTGTDLPHELIHLVFLRVSQINGCAHCIDLHTRDLLETMPIEKVALVPVWAEVPHLFPDKYRAALAWAEEVTLVSETHASDEAYAAASAAFAPKDLVDLTITIAAMNAFNRLGAPFRLPVKAKA; this comes from the coding sequence ATGAGCGAGAACAAACGGCTGGTCTGGAACGAGGTGGCGCCGCAGGGTGCGAAGGCCCTTTTCGGCGTCCACCACTACATCACCACGGGCACCGACCTGCCCCACGAACTGATCCACCTCGTCTTCCTGCGTGTTTCGCAGATCAACGGCTGCGCGCACTGCATCGACCTGCACACCCGGGACCTCCTGGAAACGATGCCGATCGAGAAGGTCGCCCTCGTTCCGGTCTGGGCCGAGGTGCCCCACCTGTTTCCCGACAAGTACCGCGCCGCGCTCGCGTGGGCGGAGGAAGTCACGCTCGTCAGCGAGACGCATGCCTCCGACGAGGCCTATGCGGCCGCAAGCGCGGCTTTCGCGCCCAAGGATCTCGTGGACCTCACGATCACGATTGCGGCCATGAACGCGTTCAACCGGCTGGGCGCGCCCTTTCGGCTCCCGGTCAAGGCCAAGGCCTGA
- a CDS encoding AraC family transcriptional regulator, which produces MLDRAPVLRDRPEMNDPLSDMLAMVEARSLLSGRLVAGGTWGVLFPPPEKIKFSALLWGECWLMMEGAADPIRLEAGDVIVVNGQRSFTLTSDVDVDPVDARELFRDAPDNVARIGVGDEVSLFGGHIALDAVRADLLMNVLPPLIHVRSARSEAGVLRWLLEQLVGELGAHRPGGALASSHLAQLMFVQVLRAYLATSAHSSDASWLRALADDQIAPALRLIHANPSRSWSLEELSRASAMSRTTFAARFKEVSGVSPVAYLLAWRMRLAERALRHGDAPIASVALSVGYTSESAFSNAFKRSSGMSPRSYRSRLRMGQTDEDAPA; this is translated from the coding sequence ATGCTTGATCGTGCGCCAGTTCTGCGCGATCGTCCGGAAATGAATGATCCCTTGTCCGATATGCTGGCTATGGTCGAGGCGCGAAGCCTCTTGTCCGGCCGTCTCGTTGCCGGTGGCACCTGGGGCGTGCTCTTTCCGCCTCCCGAGAAGATCAAATTCAGCGCTCTCCTGTGGGGCGAGTGTTGGCTCATGATGGAAGGGGCGGCCGATCCCATCCGTCTGGAGGCTGGAGATGTGATTGTCGTCAATGGTCAACGATCCTTCACACTGACCAGCGATGTGGATGTCGACCCCGTCGATGCGAGAGAGTTGTTTCGGGACGCTCCGGATAACGTGGCAAGGATTGGCGTCGGGGACGAGGTGTCCTTGTTCGGCGGGCACATTGCGCTCGATGCCGTGCGTGCAGACCTGCTGATGAATGTGCTGCCACCCCTGATCCATGTCAGATCCGCGAGGTCTGAGGCGGGAGTCCTACGCTGGCTGTTGGAGCAGTTGGTAGGGGAACTGGGCGCTCATCGCCCCGGAGGAGCGCTCGCGTCCTCTCACCTCGCTCAACTGATGTTCGTGCAGGTTCTGCGGGCTTATCTCGCCACCAGCGCCCATTCATCGGACGCCAGTTGGCTTCGGGCCCTGGCTGATGATCAGATCGCCCCAGCCCTGCGTCTGATCCACGCCAACCCCAGTCGCTCCTGGTCGCTGGAGGAACTATCCCGCGCGAGTGCAATGTCCCGAACGACCTTTGCTGCCCGCTTCAAGGAGGTGTCTGGCGTGTCTCCGGTCGCCTACCTGCTGGCTTGGCGCATGCGACTGGCTGAACGTGCACTTCGTCATGGCGACGCGCCGATCGCCTCGGTTGCACTGTCGGTTGGTTACACATCAGAGAGCGCTTTCAGCAATGCCTTCAAGCGCAGCTCAGGGATGTCCCCCAGAAGCTATCGCTCCAGGTTGCGCATGGGACAAACGGACGAAGATGCTCCGGCTTGA
- a CDS encoding GNAT family N-acetyltransferase: MMYLSEAVGSRQAPVAETLQLGRVYAHLAELEALYPDFEQWYWGKVAPDLSDGRRGLFCEEQAGTLAGVIIAKRDGLERKLCTVWVDQKFRRTGVSHRIFKRAMKWLGTDRPMISIPHSRLHEFRGLLATSNFKQTQIARSYYRPGCDEYVFNGSLPLD, from the coding sequence ATGATGTACCTTTCAGAGGCGGTCGGATCGCGGCAGGCCCCAGTAGCTGAGACGCTGCAGTTGGGGCGCGTGTACGCGCACTTGGCCGAGCTTGAGGCGCTCTATCCAGATTTCGAACAGTGGTATTGGGGCAAAGTAGCTCCCGACCTATCCGACGGTCGGAGAGGGCTCTTTTGCGAAGAGCAGGCAGGCACTTTGGCAGGCGTGATCATCGCTAAGCGCGATGGTCTTGAGCGGAAGCTATGCACCGTCTGGGTTGACCAAAAATTCAGGCGGACCGGAGTTTCCCACAGGATTTTTAAGAGGGCGATGAAATGGCTCGGCACTGATCGGCCAATGATCAGTATCCCTCATAGTCGCCTTCACGAGTTCCGTGGGCTGCTTGCAACCAGTAACTTTAAGCAGACGCAGATTGCTCGTTCGTATTACCGCCCAGGATGCGATGAGTACGTATTCAACGGCTCCCTCCCGCTAGATTGA
- a CDS encoding adenylate/guanylate cyclase domain-containing protein, with amino-acid sequence MAMPITARNKLVSILTATVVFTTLATLAVVAVGEHFHGGMTNGLIVGAGVGCLEEFYVQGKRGRWMRSIHPLKYLAIYALMVWAIYLVGVHLTMLIYGSGDELQAFYGRLPIALPVFLGFAVASILIIRVIHFIGMADLLHLMLGTYHRPVLTRKVILFLDINGSTAIAEHLGALKARDLIAKFFFDISKPLTDHGGDVYLYKGDGLIATWDWDKAVRREAVLRAVDAMDVAIRSQHDAFQARFGLMPSYRIGIHGGEVVISEQGDTKRSIGIYGDPINIAARLEEVARIHGVACVASGDLADALECGTTTRMAYLGTESVRGISHPIRIFTYRPA; translated from the coding sequence ATGGCAATGCCGATCACAGCCCGGAACAAGTTGGTCTCCATCCTCACGGCCACAGTAGTCTTCACGACGCTGGCGACCCTCGCCGTCGTGGCGGTCGGAGAGCATTTTCATGGCGGGATGACCAATGGCTTGATCGTGGGAGCCGGGGTGGGATGCCTGGAGGAATTCTACGTCCAAGGCAAACGGGGACGCTGGATGCGATCGATCCACCCTCTGAAGTATCTGGCGATCTATGCGCTGATGGTGTGGGCGATCTATCTCGTCGGCGTCCACTTGACCATGCTGATCTACGGTAGCGGGGACGAACTCCAGGCCTTCTACGGGCGCCTGCCCATCGCCCTCCCGGTCTTCCTTGGCTTTGCGGTCGCCAGCATCCTGATCATCCGCGTGATCCATTTCATCGGCATGGCTGACCTGCTCCACCTCATGCTCGGCACGTATCATCGACCTGTCCTGACCCGAAAGGTCATCCTGTTCCTCGACATCAACGGATCGACCGCCATCGCCGAGCATCTCGGGGCGCTTAAGGCACGCGACCTCATCGCGAAGTTCTTCTTCGACATCTCCAAGCCGCTGACCGACCATGGAGGAGACGTCTATCTCTACAAGGGAGATGGGTTGATAGCGACCTGGGACTGGGACAAGGCGGTCAGGCGCGAGGCCGTGCTCAGGGCCGTCGACGCCATGGATGTGGCGATCCGAAGCCAGCATGATGCATTTCAGGCCCGCTTCGGACTGATGCCGTCATACCGTATCGGGATCCATGGCGGAGAAGTGGTCATCAGCGAGCAGGGCGATACCAAGAGGTCCATCGGCATCTACGGGGATCCGATCAATATCGCGGCCCGTCTCGAGGAGGTAGCCAGGATCCATGGAGTCGCCTGCGTTGCGTCCGGAGATCTGGCGGATGCCTTGGAGTGCGGTACCACAACCCGCATGGCCTATCTCGGGACCGAATCCGTCAGGGGCATCTCCCATCCCATTCGGATTTTCACCTACCGCCCGGCATGA
- the sigJ gene encoding RNA polymerase sigma factor SigJ — translation MVGEETGRMEAMDDRQTTEFEAERRRLTRLAYRMTGSLTEAEDVVQDAWLRWVGVEGGIDSPPAYLTRIVTHLCLDRRRSARARRETYVGPWLPDPLVGSVEPDETMADDVTVTLMLALERLSPLERAAFLLHDVFDVPLTEVAITLGREPAAVRQLAARARKHVQAARPRFNVEPADADRITRAFFAAARDGDVAALSVLLARNVEIHTDGGGKVLAFRNVVRGIERALRLFARQRRKDAVPPTLLRVVTIDGLPGYVSLDGGGLLQTTALDIREDGIAAIYIVKNPDKLSHLVAEVDFPKRISPILPA, via the coding sequence ATGGTCGGCGAGGAAACGGGGCGGATGGAGGCGATGGACGATCGGCAGACCACCGAATTCGAGGCGGAGCGCAGGCGCCTGACACGCCTGGCCTACCGGATGACGGGCTCGCTCACCGAGGCGGAGGACGTCGTGCAGGACGCATGGCTGCGGTGGGTTGGGGTGGAGGGCGGCATCGATTCGCCTCCCGCCTATCTCACCCGCATCGTCACACACCTGTGCCTCGACCGACGCCGCTCCGCGCGGGCGCGGCGGGAAACCTACGTCGGACCCTGGCTGCCAGATCCTCTCGTGGGTTCCGTGGAGCCGGACGAGACGATGGCCGACGACGTCACGGTCACGTTGATGCTGGCCCTCGAGCGTCTGTCGCCTCTGGAGCGGGCTGCTTTCCTTCTCCATGACGTCTTCGACGTGCCGCTGACCGAAGTGGCCATCACCCTCGGCCGCGAGCCGGCCGCGGTTCGTCAGCTCGCGGCGCGCGCCCGCAAGCACGTGCAGGCCGCACGTCCCCGCTTCAACGTCGAACCCGCGGATGCGGACCGGATCACCCGTGCCTTCTTCGCCGCGGCGCGCGACGGGGACGTGGCGGCGTTATCAGTGCTGCTGGCAAGGAATGTCGAGATCCATACCGATGGCGGCGGCAAGGTCCTTGCCTTCCGCAATGTCGTCCGGGGCATCGAGCGGGCCCTGCGCCTTTTTGCCCGGCAGCGGCGCAAGGATGCCGTGCCGCCGACGCTGCTTCGTGTCGTCACCATCGACGGCCTACCAGGCTACGTCAGCCTCGATGGAGGCGGCCTGCTTCAGACAACCGCACTCGACATCCGCGAGGACGGGATAGCCGCGATCTACATCGTCAAGAACCCGGACAAGCTGTCTCACTTGGTGGCAGAAGTGGACTTTCCGAAACGCATCTCGCCGATACTACCAGCCTGA
- a CDS encoding HlyD family secretion protein, giving the protein MTLSPKKKLVGVALCLGGIVAGGAIFLIGGGAVSTDNAYVRTDITSIAPRVGGYVREVAVSDNQSVAAGDILFRIDDEDYRAKVAQAEANVAAARARLTGAQAEIDLQQSMILQAEAQYLTATAELELAEKISARRLSLVRTNAVSTAQVDESESALSRAKAGLAGAEAATEAQRRRLALLEAQLQGAQAALRQAEASRDLARIDLDNTIVRAPVAGRIGNRQIRQGRLVAPGVSLLDIVPTQDVWVVANFKETQLPHVAPGMAARIKVDGLPDVPLNGRVESIAPGSGATFSLLPPDNATGNFVRVVQRVPVRIRFESHPMLDRVLPGLSARVTIDQGSSQ; this is encoded by the coding sequence ATGACCCTGTCGCCAAAGAAGAAGCTTGTCGGTGTCGCTCTATGCCTGGGTGGCATCGTCGCCGGAGGGGCCATCTTCCTGATCGGAGGCGGCGCGGTCAGCACCGACAATGCCTATGTCCGGACCGACATCACCTCAATCGCGCCGAGGGTCGGCGGCTACGTCAGGGAAGTCGCTGTCTCGGACAACCAGAGCGTGGCGGCCGGCGACATCCTGTTCCGAATCGACGACGAGGATTACCGTGCCAAGGTGGCTCAGGCTGAAGCCAACGTGGCTGCTGCCAGGGCGCGCCTGACAGGCGCGCAGGCCGAGATCGACCTCCAGCAAAGCATGATCCTTCAGGCCGAGGCGCAATACCTGACGGCAACGGCCGAACTGGAGCTGGCCGAGAAAATCAGCGCCAGGCGGCTCAGTCTCGTTCGCACCAACGCCGTCAGCACGGCGCAGGTCGATGAGAGCGAAAGCGCTCTTTCACGGGCGAAGGCCGGATTGGCCGGTGCGGAGGCCGCCACGGAGGCGCAGCGTCGCAGATTGGCGTTGCTTGAGGCTCAACTCCAGGGAGCGCAGGCCGCGTTGAGGCAGGCCGAGGCTTCTCGTGACCTTGCCCGGATCGATCTCGACAACACGATCGTGCGCGCTCCCGTCGCCGGCCGCATCGGCAATCGCCAGATACGCCAAGGCCGTCTCGTCGCACCGGGAGTGAGCCTCCTCGATATCGTGCCGACCCAGGATGTCTGGGTGGTCGCAAACTTCAAGGAGACCCAGTTGCCCCATGTCGCGCCGGGCATGGCCGCTCGGATCAAGGTCGATGGCCTGCCGGATGTTCCCTTGAACGGAAGGGTCGAGAGCATTGCTCCGGGCAGCGGCGCGACCTTCTCGCTCCTCCCGCCCGACAATGCGACCGGTAACTTCGTCCGCGTGGTCCAGCGTGTGCCGGTCAGGATCCGGTTCGAGTCCCATCCGATGCTGGATCGGGTCCTGCCGGGCCTCTCCGCACGCGTGACCATCGATCAGGGTTCAAGCCAATGA